In the Candidatus Obscuribacterales bacterium genome, CGATTGGTTCAGGGGTATTCCCCAGCGATCGCCCTAGCCCAGCCAAATTCCTACACAATCCATGCTGACCCATGATTGAATAGGAGCATAGAAATTGAACTTTTGTTAAGAGAGGAATCTATGTACATAGTGCAGATAGCATCGGAATGTGCCCCTGTCATTAAGGCAGGAGGGTTAGGCGACGTCGTATATGGACTGAGCCGCGAACTCGAACTGCGGGGGCATACCGTCGAGCTCATCCTGCCCATGT is a window encoding:
- a CDS encoding glycogen/starch synthase, which produces MYIVQIASECAPVIKAGGLGDVVYGLSRELELRGHTVELILPMYDCMRYDHIWGLHDAYRDLWVPWNGGSVHCSVFCGWVHGR